The following is a genomic window from Pseudomonadota bacterium.
TCCACGCGCGGCATGCGCAGGTTCTCGGTCTCGCCGAGCTGCGCGCGCGGCCTCGACATTGGCGATGGCGACCTTGAGATCGTTGTTGGCGGCCAGCGCCGCCGCGATCAGGGCATCGAGGTCCGGATCGTGCAGTGATTGCCACCATTGTTCGGGCGGCTCGCTGGTGACGACCCGCGCCGGGTTGCCGTCGTCGCCGGCCACGCGAAAGGCCGGCATGGCGTCAGCGTCGGTGGCGGCGGGCGCCTGGTAATCGGGTCCGACCGCGGCACAGCCGCCGAGCAGCGCCAGGCACACCAGGACAGCGATTCGATTGCGCATCATGTCGGCCATTCCCCGCCACGCTCCTGCACGCGACGCCGGCGACGCGGCGCCGGCGCCGGTGGCGAGCACCAGCGGCACCACGCCCATGATGAAGGAGAACGAGGTCATGAGGATCGGCCGCAGGCGCGTGCGCGCGGCCTGCATCGCTGCTTCACGACGACCGAGACCGGCGGCTTCGGCCTGGCGCGCGAACTCGACGATGAGGATGGCGTTCTTGGCGGCCAGACCAATGAGCACGATGAAACCGATCTGCACCAGGATGTCGTTCTGCATGCCGCGCAGGCTGACGCCGGTGATCGAGGCGAGCAGGCACATCGGCACGATGAGGATGACCGCGAGCGGCAGCATCCACGATTCGTACAGCGCCGCCAGCACCAGGAACACGAAGGCCACGCCGAGGCCGAAAGCCATCGCGGCGGTGTTGCCCGCGAGTTTCTCCTGCAGGGCGAGATCGGTCCATTCGAAGCCATAGCCTTCCGGCAGCACTTCCTCGGCGAGTTTCTCGATGGCCGCCAGCGCCTCGCCGGTCGAACGGCCCGGCGTCGCGATGCCCTGCACTTCGGCGGCGGTGTAGAGGTTGTAGCGCGCCACGCGGTAGGCGCCGGTCAGATCGCTGAAGGTGGTGAGCGAACCGAGCGGCACCATCGCGCCGCGATTGGAACGGGTCTTGAGTTTCAGCAGATCCGAGGGGTCGTCGCGGTAATTGCCTTCGGCCTGGGCGGTGACGCGATAGGTGCGGCCGAGGAAATTGAAGTCGTTGACGTAGGCCGAGCCCAGGTAGATCTCAAGGGTGTCGAGCACACGCTCGGCGGGCACGTCGAGCTTCTCGGCGCGCGTCCTGTCGATGTTGGCGAAGATCTTCGGCGTCTTGGTGTTGAAGGTGGTGAAGACGTTCTTCACTTCCGGCAGCTGGTTGGCGCGCGCGATGAATTCGGTGGTGACCTGCTCCAGGGCGCGCACGCCGTGACCACCACGGTCTTCGATGTAAAGCTTCCAGCCACCGCCAGTGCCGATGCCGCGCACCGGTGGCGGCGGCACGACGAAGGCCATCGCCTCCTGGATCACACCGAGCTTCTGCTGCGCGACGCGCAGCGTTTCGGTGACCGGGCTGTGGCGTGCGGCACGATCGGCGTAGGGCGCGAGCGGGCAGAAGGCCGCGCCGGCATCGGGTGCGTTGGTGCGCGTGGCGCCGTCGAAACCCGCGAAGCCGGCGCAGTGGGCGATATCCGGCAGGTCGAGCAGGATGCCGGCGGCGCGCCGCACGACTTTGTCGGTGCGCATCACCGACGAGCCCGGCGGCAGGCGATAGACGGTGATGATGTAGCCCTGGTCCTGCTGCGGGATGAATCCGGTGGGCGTGCTGCTGAAGGTCTTCCAGGTCAGGAAGATGAGCCCGGCGTAGATGATCATCATGACCAGCGTCATGCGTACCAGGCGCTTGGTGATGGCCGCGTAGCCACTGGCGAAGCCGGCGAAGCTGGCATTGAAGGCGCGCGAACAGCGTGAACGGCATCAGCAACATGCTGACCACGGGATGGCGCTTGGCATGCGCGTCGTGAGGCTTCAACAGCAACGCGCCGAGTGCGGGCGACAAGGTCAGCGACACGATGGCCGAGATCACGGTGGCGCTGGCGATGGTCAGGGCGAACTGGCGATAAAACTGGCCCGAGATGCCGGAAATGAACGCGGTCGGCACGAACACCGCCGCCAGCACCAGCGCGATGGCGACCAACGCGCTGCCGACTTCGTCCATGGTCTTGTGCGCCGCTTCGCGGGGCGACAGGCCTTCGGCCAGGAAGCGTTCGATGTTCTCCACCACCACGATGGCGTCGTCCACCGCGATACCCACCGCCAGCACCAGGCCGAACAGGGTCAGGTTGTTGATGGAGAAACCAAACGCGCCCATCACCGCGAAGGTGCCGATCAGGGCAATCGGGATGGCGACGATGGGAATGATGGCGGCGCGCCACGACTGCAGGAACACCATGATCACCAGCACCACCAGCGCCATCGCCTCGAAGATGGTGAGGTAGACCTCGTGCACCGAGTCGGCGATGAACTGGGTGGGATTGAAGGCGATGACGTAGGCCACGCCCGACGGCAGCTCCTTGCCGATCTCGGTCATGAGGTTCTCGACCGCCCGCGCGGTCTCGATGGCGTTGGAGCCCGGCCGCTGGAAGATCGGCATCGGCAGCGCCGGCTTGCCATCGATGTAGCCGATGGTGGAGTAATCCTGCGCGCCGAGTTCGACGCGTGCGACGTCCTTCAGGCGCGTGATGCGACCGCCGCTGCCGCGCTTGACGACGATGTCGCCGAACTGCTCGGTGGTGAGAAAGCGGCCCTGGCTCTCGACCGCCAGTTCGAAGGCGCCGGTGCTCGGCACCGGCTGCGCATTGATGGTGCCCGATGCCACCTGCACGTTGTTGGCGCGCACCGCTTCGACGATTTCGGTGGCGGTGAGATCGCGCGCCGCCGCGCGCTCCGGGTCTATCCAGATGCGCATGCCGTAGGCACGCTCGGCGAAGATGTTGATTGAACCGACGCCGTTCAGACGCACCAGCCGGTCGACGACATGGGTACGCGCGTAGTTCGACAGGTAGGTCGGATCGCGCGAGCCGTCCGGCGAGAAGATGTGCACCACCATCAACATGTCGGGCGAGTTCTTGGTGACGTTGATGCCGAGTCGGCGCACGTCTTCCGGCAGGCGCGGCACCGCGATCGCCACGCGGTTCTGCACCAGCACCTGGGCGATATCGAGATTGGTGCCGAGTTCGAACGTGACGTTGATGACCAGGCGGCCGTCGCCGGTGGCGGACGACTGCATGAACAGCATGTGGTCGACGCCGTTGATTTCCTGCTCGAGCGGCGTGGCCACGGTGTTGGCCACGGTCTCGGCGCTGGCGCCGGGATAGTTGGCGGTGACCTGGATGGTCGGCGGCACGATGTCCGGATACTGCGCGATGGGCAGCGCCACGTAGGCGATGGCGCCGACCAGCACGATGATGATCGAGATGACGGCCGCGAAGATCGGCCGGTCGACGAAGAAATGCGTGAAGCGCATGGCTTACTTGGCGGCGGCGTCTTTGATGGTGCCGTCCTCGGCGATGGTGGCCATGGTCGGCGTCACCGGTTTGCCGGGATGCGCGCGGATGATGCCGTTGACGACGATGGTCTCGTCGCTCTTCAGGCCCTCGCGCACCACGCGCAGTCCGTCGATCAGCGGCCCGAGCTTCACCACCCGCGCCTCGATGACGTTGTCCTTGCCGAGCACCATCACCAGCTTGCGCGCCTGGTCGGCCACCACCGCGATGTCCGGCACCATCACCGCTTCATGCTCGCCGGCGCCGTACAGGCGCGCGCGCGCGAACATGCCGGGCAGCAGCACGTGGTCCGGGTTGGGGAACGTGGCATGGCCACGGATGGAGTCGGAGTTCGGATCGATTTCGTTGTCGACGAAGGTCATGTTGCCCTTGTGCACCCACTCCGTTTCGTCGATGAGCTGGGCTTCGATGCGATTCGGCACGTCACGCGAGGAGCGGCGCGTGCCGGCGCTGTCGAGACGCGTGTAGCGCAGGAACTCGGCTTCCGAGGCCTCGATTTCGAATTCGATGGGATCGAGCGAGACAATGGTGGTGAGCAGGGTCGAATCGGCGCTGCCGCCCGAGATGAGGTTGCCGACGTCGACGCGGATATCCGACAGGCGACCTGCCATCGGCGCGCGCACCTCGGTGAAATCGAGATTCAGTTCGGCATTGCGCAAGGCGGCCTTGGCGGCATCGACTTCGGCCTGCGCGGCATCGCGCTTGGCGCGTCGCTCCTCGGCAGTCTCGGTGCTCATGGCGCGCGACGATTGCAGGCGCTGACCTCGTTCGAACTCGAGCTGCGCGACCTTGAGCTGCGTGCCGGCCTGGTCGACACCGGCCTTGGCGCGCGCCACCTCGGTCTTGAACGGGCGCTGGTCGATGACGAACAACAGCTCGCCGGCCTCGACCATCTGGCCTTCCTTGAAATGCACCGATTCGAGATAGCCCGACACGCGCGCGCGCGTCGACGCGCTCCTTGGCGATGAAGCGGCCGGTGTAATCGTCCCATTCGGTGATGCGTTTGAAGACCGGCTTGGCGACCGTCACCGCCGGCGGTGGCGGCGCGGCGGCGGGCGCCGGGTCGGCGGCGCGCGCGCCATGCGCGCCCAGCCCCAGGAACATCATCCACACCACGGCGAGCGCGCCTCCTGCGGCGCCGAAACGTAGCTTCGCCTTCACGGTCATACGCGACCCGTCCTCACCACGCACAATTGCTGCCCTGCAGTATCGCAGAAAGCCCGCATGCCGACGATACCGATTCGGGGAAGCGCACGCCGGTCAAGGCATGTTCGCGGCCCTGATCGAGCGGCCTGTGCCAATTGTGGACAAACGTGACGGGCGCTACTCGCGTCGCTCATTCGGCCGCCAGGCGCGCGCGGTCGTGGGGCTGTTGCAAACCGTGCTCGTAAAAGGCCGGCCCGCGCGGAATGATGCCGTTGGGATTGACGTGGGTGATGGAGTAATAGCCACGCACGAAGTGCGGGACGTTGACGGTGTCGGCCACGCCCGGCCACTGGTAGAGCTCGCGCAGGTAGTTCGACAGTGCCGGGTAGCTGGCAATGCTGCGCTGATTGCATTTGAACAGCGCGTGGTAGACCAGATCGAAACGCAACAGGCTGGCGAGCAGGCGCCAGTCGGCTTCGGTCACGCGCGTGCCGACGAGGTAGCGCTGCGTGGTCAGGCGCGCATCCAGCCAGTCGAGGGTGGTGAAGAGCTTGTCGAAGGCCTCGTCGTAGGCGGCCTGGCTGCGCGCGAGGCCGACCCGGTAGACGCCATTGTTGACGCCGTCGTAGACGCGCTGGTTGACGGCGTCGATGTCGGCGCGCAGTGCCTCGGGGTAATAGTCCTCACGGGCATCGGTGAAAGCATCGAAGGCGCTGTTGAACATGCGCATGATGTCCGGCGACTCGTTGTTGACGATGACGCCGGTGTGCTTGTCCCACAGCACCGGCACCGACACCGTGCCGCTGTAGTCGCGACGCGTGGCGGTATAGGCCTGGTGCAGGTGGGT
Proteins encoded in this region:
- a CDS encoding efflux RND transporter periplasmic adaptor subunit; translation: MSGYLESVHFKEGQMVEAGELLFVIDQRPFKTEVARAKAGVDQAGTQLKVAQLEFERGQRLQSSRAMSTETAEERRAKRDAAQAEVDAAKAALRNAELNLDFTEVRAPMAGRLSDIRVDVGNLISGGSADSTLLTTIVSLDPIEFEIEASEAEFLRYTRLDSAGTRRSSRDVPNRIEAQLIDETEWVHKGNMTFVDNEIDPNSDSIRGHATFPNPDHVLLPGMFARARLYGAGEHEAVMVPDIAVVADQARKLVMVLGKDNVIEARVVKLGPLIDGLRVVREGLKSDETIVVNGIIRAHPGKPVTPTMATIAEDGTIKDAAAK
- a CDS encoding glutathione S-transferase family protein; protein product: MGLLINGKWDAEATMIPIEDGRFVREPAAFRQVVSADGASGFKAEPGRYHLYVAYHCPWAWRTILMRRLKRLENVISMTIAVPNDRREGWTFGDYPGGCAPDAVNGFTHLHQAYTATRRDYSGTVSVPVLWDKHTGVIVNNESPDIMRMFNSAFDAFTDAREDYYPEALRADIDAVNQRVYDGVNNGVYRVGLARSQAAYDEAFDKLFTTLDWLDARLTTQRYLVGTRVTEADWRLLASLLRFDLVYHALFKCNQRSIASYPALSNYLRELYQWPGVADTVNVPHFVRGYYSITHVNPNGIIPRGPAFYEHGLQQPHDRARLAAE